In a single window of the Drosophila subpulchrella strain 33 F10 #4 breed RU33 chromosome X, RU_Dsub_v1.1 Primary Assembly, whole genome shotgun sequence genome:
- the LOC119557475 gene encoding mitochondrial potassium channel ATP-binding subunit, translated as MLRLLVSNCGRSSDLYSRHLLQPSQQPLPRLQNAARLMRQHLRGTNPKGASHPCPPTPSLPPTNASRLLHTTRLLLWGGGSLTIGLGARSWWAGHRGALVHCEGSRLAVRKEPEEEKAEEQHFDWQRLWAYLEPHLWELIGAVCAALIVAYINIRIPNLLGDLVNTLARYANTYVTDPINNSFVKDVSKPAGNLMSLYMLQSGFTFMYIYLLSRVGEQMAAKMRQDLFTQIVVQDIAFFDENRTGELVNRLTADVQDFKTSFKQFVAQGLRSAAQLIGGSISLFMISPHMAAIALASVPCVVMFMSYLGRKLRSLSKSSQAQAERATGVCEEALSNIRTVRSSACEYREMQLFEAETNEAARLAQELGYGIAIFQGLTNFFLNTLVLSTLFMGGHLMSTESLSPGALMAFLVASQGVQRSLAQGSILLGTMIRGMTAGSRVFEFLSLQPQVELLRGYIIPQERLHGEIRFENVSFAYPMRPDHVVLKDFSLTLRPGQTVALVGASGSGKSTIASLVERFYEPSAGNIKLDGYKLSDISPYWLRSNVLGFIEQQPVLFGTSILENIRYGKPDAGEEDVFAAARLSQSHDFVTALPDGYATHVGERGTQLSGGQRQRIAIARALLKNPRILILDEATSALDATSEAEVQKALDTAVKNRTTLVIAHRLSTIRNADLIVVLDQGRVVETGKHDELMAKRGLYFELVRQQERRDIQEQVQAVEGVVAAKEQQSIAAATVSSSSGGRTNTAQG; from the exons ATGCTGCGCCTACTCGTGTCCAATTGCGGCAGGAGCAGCGACTTGTACAG TCGCCACCTGCTGCAGCCCTCGCAGCAGCCACTGCCACGCCTCCAGAATGCCGCTCGCCTGATGCGACAACATCTGCGCGGCACGAACCCCAAAGGAGCTTCACATCCATGTCCGCCCACTCCCTCACTGCCGCCCACAAACGCCAGCCGCCTGCTACACACGACACGCCTACTTTTGTGGGGCGGTGGAAGTCTGACCATCGGTTTGGGCGCCCGCTCCTGGTGGGCGGGTCACCGCGGAGCGTTGGTCCACTGCGAGGGAAGCCGGCTGGCCGTTCGCAAGGAGCCGGAGGAGGAAAAGGCGGAGGAGCAGCACTTCGACTGGCAGCGACTGTGGGCCTACCTGGAGCCACATCTCTGGGAGCTCATCGGGGCCGTATGC GCTGCCCTGATCGTGGCGTACATCAACATCCGCATACCCAATCTGCTCGGCGATCTGGTCAATACGCTGGCCAGATATGCCAACACATACGTGACGGATCCCATCAACAACTCGTTCGTGAAGGACGTGAGCAAACCGGCCGGCAATCTGATGAGCCTGTACATGCTGCAGTCGGGATTCACCTTCATGTACATCTACCTGTTGAGCCGCGTCGGTGAGCAGATGGCGGCCAAGATGCGGCAGGATCTGTTCACGCAGATCGTCGTCCAGGACATTGCCTTCTTCGATGAGAACCGGACGGGTGAGTTGGTCAACCGACTGACCGCCGATGTGCAGGACTTCAAGACCTCGTTTAAGCAGTTCGTGGCCCAGGGATTGCGCAGCGCTGCTCAGCTGATCGGCGGCAGTATATCGCTCTTCATGATCTCCCCGCACATGGCAGCCATTGCGCTGGCCAGCGTGCCGTGTGTGGTGATGTTCATGTCGTATTTGGGCCGGAAACTGCGCTCGCTGAGCAAAAGTTCGCAGGCGCAGGCGGAACGAGCGACGGGAGTTTGCGAGGAGGCACTGTCGAACATCCGGACGGTTAGATCCAGTGCCTGTGAGTACCGCGAGATGCAGCTGTTCGAGGCGGAGACCAATGAGGCGGCCCGCCTGGCGCAGGAGCTCGGCTACGGCATAGCCATCTTCCAGGGCCTGACCAACTTCTTCCTCAACACACTAGTCCTATCGACGCTCTTCATGGGCGGCCACCTCATGTCCACGGAGAGCCTGTCGCCGGGTGCCCTGATGGCCTTCCTGGTGGCCTCGCAGGGTGTGCAGCGATCCCTGGCCCAGGGATCCATCCTGCTGGGCACCATGATCAGGGGCATGACGGCCGGCAGTCGGGTCTTCGAGTTCCTCTCGCTGCAGCCGCAGGTGGAGCTGCTGCGCGGCTACATCATCCCGCAGGAGCGGCTGCACGGCGAGATTCGGTTCGAGAACGTCTCCTTCGCATATCCCATGCGACCGGATCAT GTGGTGCTCAAGGACTTCAGCCTGACGCTCCGCCCGGGCCAGACGGTGGCCCTGGTGGGAGCCAGTGGATCGGGCAAGTCGACAATAGCCTCGCTGGTGGAACGCTTTTACGAACCCTCGGCGGGCAATATCAAACTGGACGGGTACAAGCTTTCGGACATCTCGCCCTATTGGCTGCGTTCCAATGTCCTCGGTTTCATCGAACAGCAGCCGGTGCTTTTTGGCACCTCAATATTGgagaatatccgttatggcaAACCGGATGCGGGCGAGGAGGATGTGTTTGCGGCTGCGAGACTGTCGCAATCGCATGACTTTGTGACCGCACTGCCCGATGGATATGCGACGCATGTGGGCGAGCGGGGCACCCAATTGAGCGGCGGCCAGCGGCAACGCATCGCCATTGCCCGGGCGCTGCTGAAAAACCCGCGCATCCTCATCCTGGACGAGGCGACGAGTGCCTTGGACGCCACCAGCGAGGCGGAGGTGCAGAAGGCACTGGACACAGCGGTCAAGAATCGCACCACCCTGGTGATTGCTCATCGGTTGTCCACGATACGAAACGCAGACCTCATCGTCGTCCTTGATCAAGGACGCGTCGTGGAG ACCGGCAAACATGACGAACTGATGGCCAAGCGGGGCCTGTACTTCGAGCTGGTGCGTCAGCAGGAGCGACGGGACATCCAGGAGCAAGTTCAGGCCGTGGAGGGCGTGGTGGCCGCCAAGGAGCAGCAGTCAATTGCAGCTGCGACAGTGAGCAGCAGTTCCGGCGGCAGGACGAACACTGCCCAAGGATAG